A stretch of Henckelia pumila isolate YLH828 chromosome 4, ASM3356847v2, whole genome shotgun sequence DNA encodes these proteins:
- the LOC140864804 gene encoding myb family transcription factor IPN2-like, translating into MFHSKKPSSMNPHDRSNMCVQGDSGLVLTTDPKPRLRWTVELHERFVDAVTQLGGPDKATPKTIMRVMGVKGLTLYHLKSHLQKFRLGKQPHKEFSEHSMKDASSLELQRNNIASSSGMLGRNMNEMQMEVNRRLHEQLEVQRHLQLRIEAQGKYMQSILEKACQTLAGENMAAASYNKLPNINPEVSAMSFPSLQDLNIYGSSDHLDQLHHQTILERSSSMDSFMRSNNNNNNNDNFLTRKRPNSYNSNTGKSPYVWADDLRLQELGTAAASCNIDDIETSGGDFYEAKPVLSGDDHDAMREKKFDAVKLQRPPSSPRRMNPHAISAGGVSHGRNSPFG; encoded by the exons ATGTTCCATTCCAAGAAACCATCAAGTATGAATCCTCACGACCGCTCCAATATGTGTGTTCAAGGAGATTCGGGCCTTGTTCTTACTACTGATCCAAAGCCTCGTCTCCGGTGGACCGTTGAGCTTCACGAACGATTCGTCGATGCTGTTACTCAACTCGGGGGACCTGATA AGGCGACGCCAAAGACTATCATGAGAGTTATGGGGGTCAAGGGTTTGACTCTATATCATCTGAAGAGCCATCTtcag AAATTCAGGCTTGGAAAGCAGCCTCACAAAGAATTTAGTGAACATTCAATGAAAGATG CTTCATCTTTAGAACTTCAACGGAACAACATTGCATCGTCGTCTGGGATGCTTGGACGCAACATGAATGA GATGCAAATGGAGGTGAACAGAAGACTCCATGAACAACTAGAg GTGCAAAGACATCTTCAACTGAGAATTGAGGCTCAAGGGAAATACATGCAGTCCATTCTTGAAAAAGCATGTCAAACTTTGGCAGGAGAAAACATGGCGGCCGCCAGCTACAACAAGCTGCCTAATATAAACCCTGAAGTTTCCGCCATGAGTTTCCCATCTCTTCAAGATCTCAACATTTACGGAAGTAGTGATCATCTCGATCAACTTCATCATCAAACCATATTGGAGAGATCATCGTCCATGGATTCGTTCATGCGgagcaacaacaacaacaacaacaacgacAATTTCTTGACGAGAAAGAGGCCGAATTCATACAACAGCAACACGGGGAAAAGCCCTTATGTTTGGGCCGATGATCTGAGGCTTCAGGAATTGGGCACAGCTGCTGCATCATGCAATATTGATGACATTGAAACGTCGGGAGGGGATTTTTACGAGGCAAAGCCCGTTTTGTCAGGCGATGATCACGACGCGATGAGGGAGAAGAAATTTGATGCGGTGAAGCTCCAAAGGCCGCCGTCGTCTCCTCGCCGGATGAACCCCCATGCAATCAGTGCCGGCGGAGTGTCTCATGGCCGGAACTCGCCATTCGGGTGA
- the LOC140865018 gene encoding uncharacterized protein, whose protein sequence is MASRGHRKQRWCVQQLTPLMEGPDFGMESQEGNKKESSWEIIREWFRLERSVPPPGGSSFPSSPPLFGSGNVSPAKMQDLRLLLGVLGCPLAPIPISNKPISQLHIKDIPIETSAAYYIIQQYLAATGCSKQLKCVKNMYTSGVVKLIRCETEISSGKSVRTMGSRSGENGCFVMWQMSPGMWSLELAVAGNKVVAGSDGNIAWRHTPWLGTHAAKGPQRPLRRIIQGLDPKTTASLFAKAQCLGEKRIGDDDCFVLKVAADRAAVMERNEGPAEVIRHVLYGYFSQKSGLLIYMEDSHLTRVHSTENDTVYWETTIGSSIGDYRDVDGTLIAHQGRTVATVFRFGETSMHHSRTRMEEIWRIHDVVFNVPGLSYDSFIPPADIFDTEQKLVSP, encoded by the exons ATGGCTTCGAGGGGTCATAGGAAACAGAGGTGGTGTGTTCAACAGCTGACTCCTCTGATGGAAGGCCCGGATTTCGGGATGGAAAGTCAAGAAGGGAATAAAAAGGAGAGTTCTTGGGAAATTATCAGGGAATGGTTCAGATTGGAGAGAAGTGTGCCGCCGCCCGGAGGTAGCAGCTTCCCATCTTCACCGCCGTTGTTCGGATCCGGCAACGTTAGTCCTGCCAAGATGCAAGATTTAAGGCTTTTACTCGGCGTTTTGGGTTGCCCACTCGCTCCCATTCCCATTTCAAACAAACCCATCTCGCAACTCCACATTAAAGACATCCCAATC GAGACATCCGCGGCCTATTACATAATTCAGCAATACTTGGCGGCAACTGGGTGCTCGAAGCAGCTGAAATGTGTGAAGAACATGTACACATCAGGGGTCGTGAAACTGATACGCTGCGAAACGGAGATTTCGTCTGGTAAAAGCGTGAGAACGATGGGTTCAAGAAGCGGCGAAAATGGGTGTTTTGTCATGTGGCAAATGTCGCCGGGCATGTGGTCACTTGAACTGGCGGTCGCCGGAAATAAAGTGGTCGCCGGCAGCGACGGAAACATTGCGTGGAGGCATACGCCGTGGCTCGGTACTCATGCAGCTAAAGGTCCCCAACGTCCTCTACGTCGTATCATTCAG GGCCTAGATCCAAAGACCACCGCAAGCCTCTTCGCAAAAGCGCAATGCCTCGGGGAGAAACGCATCGGAGACGACGACTGCTTCGTCCTGAAAGTGGCAGCGGATCGGGCAGCGGTCATGGAAAGAAACGAAGGCCCGGCGGAGGTAATCCGCCACGTCCTCTACGGATACTTCAGCCAGAAGAGTGGCCTCTTAATCTACATGGAAGACTCTCACCTCACCAGAGTACATTCAACGGAAAACGACACCGTATACTGGGAGACAACCATCGGCAGCAGCATCGGAGACTATAGAGACGTTGACGGGACATTGATCGCACATCAAGGGAGGACGGTGGCCACGGTGTTCCGGTTCGGGGAGACGTCTATGCATCACAGCCGGACAAGGATGGAAGAGATATGGAGGATACACGACGTCGTTTTCAACGTGCCTGGACTTTCATATGACTCCTTCATTCCTCCGGCGGATATTTTTGATACAGAACAAAAACTAGTTTCCCCGTGA